One window of the Larus michahellis chromosome 24, bLarMic1.1, whole genome shotgun sequence genome contains the following:
- the ECM1 gene encoding extracellular matrix protein 1, translated as MAALGLLLLLLLGADVVAPERRQHVAQESLVLQHPHMQQLLQKEVEPQLPPDVLAAAAAGSVSPTRPQPPWASALDGFPPAWPMAAAVTRHCRQPPPPPPTPLLPRTAFAHLRRQAAALDALRPRLNACCHHHSPLPCARRAWTDVLDGFCTDEFGVKTRQFHCCRRHGTARRRCFAQGPDAIIAAATAEAAIAVVTTWEPTGEPSFPPGEPTTDNMGNICGLWGLRPGPPKPPARTGPRDRLRLRLERDYGRCCRNESLACAHKAWQKGLDRFCREESAVKTSQHRCCQRGGGRARGRCFAAAAPHPAYDRELHNVSLARPGAALLRSLCAPTRLLTHRRPVPELLGAMTAACCPLPPEERSACAQDQLSEGIATLCANPQDAWRDPQGCCSWEEPERRRCFDNEYLAQVTLGAAVAPPPSGLDN; from the exons ATGGCCGccctcggcctcctcctcctcctcctcctcggcgccgACG TGGTGGCACCAGAGCGACGCCAGCATGTGGCACAGGAGAGCCTGGTCCTGCAGCACCCCCACATGCAGCAGC tgctgcagaaggaggtggagccccagctgccccccgaCGTcctggcggcggcagcggcgggttCCGTGTCCCCGACAcgtccccagcccccctgggCCAGCGCCCTGGACGGCTTCCCCCCCGCCTGGCCCATGGCCGCCGCCGTCACCCGCCACTgccgccagcccccgccgccccccccgacccccctgcTGCCCCGCACCGCCTTCGCCCACCTCCGTCGCCAGGCTGCCGCGCTCGACGCCCTGCGCCCCCGCCTCAACGCCTGCTGCCACCATCACTCCCCGCTGCCCTGCGCCCGCCGCGCC TGGACGGACGTGCTGGATGGATTCTGCACCGATGAATTTGGGGTGAAAACGCGGCAGTTCCACTGCTGCCGGCGGCACGGGACGGCGCGGCGCCGCTGCTTCGCCCAGGGCCCCGACGCCATCATCGCTGCTGCCACCGCCGAGGCTGCCATTGCCGTTGTCACCACCTGGGAGCCCACCGGCgagccctccttcccccccggCGAGCCCACCACCGACAACATGGGCAACATCTGCGGGTTGTGGGGGCtgcgccccggcccccccaagccccccgcCCGCACCGGCCCCCGCGACCGCCTGCGCCTGCGCCTGGAGCGCGACTATGGCCGCTGCTGCCGCAACGAGAGCCTGGCCTGCGCTCACAAGGCT TGGCAGAAGGGTCTGGATCGGTTCTGCCGGGAGGAGTCTGCGGTGAAGACGAGCCAGCACCGGTGCTGCCAgcgcggggggggccgggcccggggccgctgcttcgccgccgccgccccccaccccgcctaCGACCGGGAGCTGCACAACGTCAgcctggcccggcccggggccgcccTGCTGCGCTCCCTCTGCGCGCCCACCCGCCTGCTCACCCACCG GCGGCCGGTTCCGGAGCTGCTGGGGGCCATGACGGCGGCATGCTGCCCGCTGCCCCCAGAGGAGCGAAGCGCCTGCGCCCAAGATCAG CTGTCTGAGGGCATCGCCACCCTCTGTGCCAACCCCCAAGACGCCTGGCGCGacccccagggctgctgctcctgggaggaGCCCGAGCGGCGACGCTGCTTCGACAACGAGTACCTGGCCCAGGTCACCCTGGGGGCGGCTGTGGCCCCCCCACCCTCGGGCCTGGACAACTGA
- the TARS2 gene encoding threonine--tRNA ligase, mitochondrial isoform X1, producing the protein MPSAGAGGRLLFAGAPRRHRVCGPDRGLAERLRLFQRLRAAQERPDRDGAEAGGGLVPPGTPIRIALPGGRHLPGRARQTTPFQVATQLWGGLAESALVARVNGTLQDLDRPLECDTDLELLDFSTPEGRAAFWRSGACVLGAVVEQFYGATFCSAQATEDGFFCDVHMGDRTVQRGELQALEDACAAFARAGHRFERLEATRQQLAELFKDNSFQLQQIEEEVTSPMATVYRCGPLLQLCGGPLLRHTGLIAALRVLTSSAAFWQGAGGRWSLQRVAAVAFPSAQGLADWQQAQDEAALRDHRRIGREQELFFFHKLSPGSCFFLPRGAHVYNTLIDFIRSEYQARGFCEVVTPNVFSPRLWELSGHWEHYSTHMFSFTAGTETLSLKPMNCPAHCLMFAHRPRSWRELPLRLADFGVLHRNENPDTLTGLTRVRRFQQDDAHIFCTLEQLEAEIDACLDFVRTVYAVLGFSFRLALATRPPGFLGDPETWDRAEQQLERSLRTFGQPWELSPGDGAFYGPKIDIRIRDALGRQHQCATIQLDFQMPERFELEYASATGGTARPVMIHRAVLGSVERMVAVLAESCGGRWPFWLSPLQAMVIPQAAEVEDYAREVQAVLRGGGMVADLDMDAGATLARKIRRAQLAHYNFQLVVGRRERDHGTVSVRTRDNRQLGERDLRQVLQRLRELRDTRVPDAEERF; encoded by the exons ATGCCGTCTGCCGGCGCCGGGGGGCGGCTGCTCTTCGCGGGAGCCCCGCGGCGACACCGG GTCTGCGGGCCCGACCGCGGCCTGGCCGAGCGCCTCCGGCTCTTCCAGCGGCTGCGGGCGGCGCAGGAGCGGCCGGACAGGGATGGGGCCGAGGCCGGGGGCGGCCTCGTCCCGCCGGGGACCCCCATCCGCATCGCCCTGCCCGGGGGGCGCCACCTGCCCGGCCGCGCCCGGCAGACCACCCCCTTCCAGGTGGCCACGCAGCTGTG GGGGGGCCTGGCAGAGTCAGCGCTGGTGGCTCGGGTGAACGGGACCCTCCAGGACCTCGACCGGCCCCTGGAGTGTGACACCGACCTGGAGCTGCTCGACTTCTCCACGCCGGAGGGACGGGCG gcTTTCTGGCGGTCTGGTGCCTGTGTCCTGGGGGCGGTGGTGGAACAGTTTTACGGGGCCACGTTCTGCAGCGCCCAGGCCACCGAGGACGGCTTCTTCTGCGATGTCCACATGGGGGACAG GACGGTGCAGCGCggggagctgcaggcactggaggaTGCTTGCGCGGCTTTCGCCCGCGCCGGCCACCGCTTCGAGCGCCTCGAGGCCACCCGCCAGCAGCTGGCCGAGCTCTTCAAG GACAACAGCTTCCAGCTGCAGCAGATCGAGGAGGAGGTGACGTCCCCCATGGCCACTGTCTATAG GTGCGgccccctcctccagctctgcgGCGGCCCCCTCCTCCGGCACACAGGGCTGATTGCCGCCCTCCGTGTCCTGACG AGCTCGGCGGCGttctggcagggggctgggggccgcTGGTCGCTGCAGCGCGTTGCCGCCGTCGCCTTCCCCAGCGCCCAGGGCCTGGCCGACTGGCAGCAGGCGCAGGATGAGGCCGCTCTGCGGGACCACCGCCGCATCGGCCGG gAGCAggagcttttcttcttccacaagCTCAGCCCCGgcagctgcttcttcctgccCCGCGGTGCCCACGTCTACAACACCCTCATCGACTTTATCAGG aGCGAGTACCAGGCGAGGGGCTTCTGCGAGGTGGTGACCCCCAACGTGTTCAGCCCGCGGCTCTGGGAGCTCtcggggcactgggagcactacAGCACCCACATGTTCTCCTTCACCGCCGGCACTGAGACCCTCTCCCTCAAACCCATGAACTGCCCGGCCCACTG cctgaTGTTCGCCCACCGGCCGCGGTCGTGGCGGGAGCTGCCCTTGCGCCTGGCCGATTTCGGGGTGCTGCACCGCAACGAGAACCCCGACACCTTGACGGGGCTGACGCGGGTGCGGCGCTTCCAGCAGGACGATGCTCACATCTTCTGCACGCTGGAGCAG CTGGAGGCCGAGATCGACGCCTGCCTGGACTTCGTGCGGACGGTCTACGCTGTGCTGGGCTTCTCCTTCCGCCTGGCCCTGGCCACCCGTCCCCCCGGCTTCCTGGGGGACCCCGAGACCTGGGACCGCGCCGAGCAG CAGCTGGAGCGGAGCCTCCGCACCTTCgggcagccctgggagctgaGTCCGGGTGATGGCGCCTTTTATGGCCCCAAG ATCGATATCCGGATCCGGGATGCGCTGGGTCGGCAGCATCAATGCGCCACCATCCAGTTGGATTTCCAGATGCCGGAGAGATTCGAGCTGGAATATGCCAG TGCGACGGGGGGCACGGCGCGACCGGTGATGATCCATCGAGCGGTGCTGGGCTCCGTCGAGCGCATGGTGGCCGTGCTGGCCGAGAGCTGCGGTGGCCGATG GCCGTTCTGGCTGTCCCCGCTGCAGGCCATGGTCATCCCACAGGCGGCCGAGGTCGAGGACTACGCGCGGGAG GTGCAGGCCGTGCTGCGGGGGGGTGGCATGGTGGCCGACCTGGACATGGATGCGGGGGCCACCCTGGCCAGGAAGATCCGCCGGGCCCAGCTCGCCCACTACAACTTCCAGCTGG TGGTGGGCCGGCGGGAGCGGGACCATGGCACCGTCAGCGTCCGGACGCGGGACAACCGGCAGCTGGGGGAGCGCGACCTGCGGCAGGTGCTGCagcggctgcgggagctgcgGGACACCCGCGTCCCCGACGCCGAGGAGCGCTTCTGA
- the TARS2 gene encoding threonine--tRNA ligase, mitochondrial isoform X2 produces the protein MPSAGAGGRLLFAGAPRRHRVCGPDRGLAERLRLFQRLRAAQERPDRDGAEAGGGLVPPGTPIRIALPGGRHLPGRARQTTPFQVATQLWGGLAESALVARVNGTLQDLDRPLECDTDLELLDFSTPEGRAAFWRSGACVLGAVVEQFYGATFCSAQATEDGFFCDVHMGDRTVQRGELQALEDACAAFARAGHRFERLEATRQQLAELFKDNSFQLQQIEEEVTSPMATVYRCGPLLQLCGGPLLRHTGLIAALRVLTSSAAFWQGAGGRWSLQRVAAVAFPSAQGLADWQQAQDEAALRDHRRIGREQELFFFHKLSPGSCFFLPRGAHVYNTLIDFIRSEYQARGFCEVVTPNVFSPRLWELSGHWEHYSTHMFSFTAGTETLSLKPMNCPAHCLMFAHRPRSWRELPLRLADFGVLHRNENPDTLTGLTRVRRFQQDDAHIFCTLEQLEAEIDACLDFVRTVYAVLGFSFRLALATRPPGFLGDPETWDRAEQLERSLRTFGQPWELSPGDGAFYGPKIDIRIRDALGRQHQCATIQLDFQMPERFELEYASATGGTARPVMIHRAVLGSVERMVAVLAESCGGRWPFWLSPLQAMVIPQAAEVEDYAREVQAVLRGGGMVADLDMDAGATLARKIRRAQLAHYNFQLVVGRRERDHGTVSVRTRDNRQLGERDLRQVLQRLRELRDTRVPDAEERF, from the exons ATGCCGTCTGCCGGCGCCGGGGGGCGGCTGCTCTTCGCGGGAGCCCCGCGGCGACACCGG GTCTGCGGGCCCGACCGCGGCCTGGCCGAGCGCCTCCGGCTCTTCCAGCGGCTGCGGGCGGCGCAGGAGCGGCCGGACAGGGATGGGGCCGAGGCCGGGGGCGGCCTCGTCCCGCCGGGGACCCCCATCCGCATCGCCCTGCCCGGGGGGCGCCACCTGCCCGGCCGCGCCCGGCAGACCACCCCCTTCCAGGTGGCCACGCAGCTGTG GGGGGGCCTGGCAGAGTCAGCGCTGGTGGCTCGGGTGAACGGGACCCTCCAGGACCTCGACCGGCCCCTGGAGTGTGACACCGACCTGGAGCTGCTCGACTTCTCCACGCCGGAGGGACGGGCG gcTTTCTGGCGGTCTGGTGCCTGTGTCCTGGGGGCGGTGGTGGAACAGTTTTACGGGGCCACGTTCTGCAGCGCCCAGGCCACCGAGGACGGCTTCTTCTGCGATGTCCACATGGGGGACAG GACGGTGCAGCGCggggagctgcaggcactggaggaTGCTTGCGCGGCTTTCGCCCGCGCCGGCCACCGCTTCGAGCGCCTCGAGGCCACCCGCCAGCAGCTGGCCGAGCTCTTCAAG GACAACAGCTTCCAGCTGCAGCAGATCGAGGAGGAGGTGACGTCCCCCATGGCCACTGTCTATAG GTGCGgccccctcctccagctctgcgGCGGCCCCCTCCTCCGGCACACAGGGCTGATTGCCGCCCTCCGTGTCCTGACG AGCTCGGCGGCGttctggcagggggctgggggccgcTGGTCGCTGCAGCGCGTTGCCGCCGTCGCCTTCCCCAGCGCCCAGGGCCTGGCCGACTGGCAGCAGGCGCAGGATGAGGCCGCTCTGCGGGACCACCGCCGCATCGGCCGG gAGCAggagcttttcttcttccacaagCTCAGCCCCGgcagctgcttcttcctgccCCGCGGTGCCCACGTCTACAACACCCTCATCGACTTTATCAGG aGCGAGTACCAGGCGAGGGGCTTCTGCGAGGTGGTGACCCCCAACGTGTTCAGCCCGCGGCTCTGGGAGCTCtcggggcactgggagcactacAGCACCCACATGTTCTCCTTCACCGCCGGCACTGAGACCCTCTCCCTCAAACCCATGAACTGCCCGGCCCACTG cctgaTGTTCGCCCACCGGCCGCGGTCGTGGCGGGAGCTGCCCTTGCGCCTGGCCGATTTCGGGGTGCTGCACCGCAACGAGAACCCCGACACCTTGACGGGGCTGACGCGGGTGCGGCGCTTCCAGCAGGACGATGCTCACATCTTCTGCACGCTGGAGCAG CTGGAGGCCGAGATCGACGCCTGCCTGGACTTCGTGCGGACGGTCTACGCTGTGCTGGGCTTCTCCTTCCGCCTGGCCCTGGCCACCCGTCCCCCCGGCTTCCTGGGGGACCCCGAGACCTGGGACCGCGCCGAGCAG CTGGAGCGGAGCCTCCGCACCTTCgggcagccctgggagctgaGTCCGGGTGATGGCGCCTTTTATGGCCCCAAG ATCGATATCCGGATCCGGGATGCGCTGGGTCGGCAGCATCAATGCGCCACCATCCAGTTGGATTTCCAGATGCCGGAGAGATTCGAGCTGGAATATGCCAG TGCGACGGGGGGCACGGCGCGACCGGTGATGATCCATCGAGCGGTGCTGGGCTCCGTCGAGCGCATGGTGGCCGTGCTGGCCGAGAGCTGCGGTGGCCGATG GCCGTTCTGGCTGTCCCCGCTGCAGGCCATGGTCATCCCACAGGCGGCCGAGGTCGAGGACTACGCGCGGGAG GTGCAGGCCGTGCTGCGGGGGGGTGGCATGGTGGCCGACCTGGACATGGATGCGGGGGCCACCCTGGCCAGGAAGATCCGCCGGGCCCAGCTCGCCCACTACAACTTCCAGCTGG TGGTGGGCCGGCGGGAGCGGGACCATGGCACCGTCAGCGTCCGGACGCGGGACAACCGGCAGCTGGGGGAGCGCGACCTGCGGCAGGTGCTGCagcggctgcgggagctgcgGGACACCCGCGTCCCCGACGCCGAGGAGCGCTTCTGA